From Oenococcus sicerae, the proteins below share one genomic window:
- the brnQ gene encoding branched-chain amino acid transport system II carrier protein: MLKETKHRDTFLIASLIFGMFFGAGNLIFPVQMGQNAGGNWLPATLGFLITGTAVPFLAMLAVSITDSTGVYDVAKPVAPWFATLFLILLHLTIGPFFGTPRTAATAFSMGVAPFLPARFQTLGMLIFSALFFSFAYYLTTKQSDLVKWIGRYLNPLFLVLLVLVLVLSFVLPMGSLKQAVQPTYASNTFFQGFLDGYNTMDGLALLAFAVTIVYAVQGLGYKKEQVPKMLAKSGLFSILAEALLYVGLVVLGTSSLSLFKAAANGGTAFSQIVHHYLGNFGLLFTAVLVTLAVFTTAMGLFASFSQDMHKRFPKVSYLAWLRITAVGSFITANAGLTNIIAWAVPVLMLMYPLALVLILLSLFSKFFKRSRIVYRATIFLTLPAALLDLCANLPVTNLPVITPLVDGYHKYLPLAALGLGWVLPALVGAFLGLSLFYFKNRLNSQPTKASKEETAAENS; encoded by the coding sequence ATGTTGAAAGAAACAAAACATCGCGATACATTTTTGATCGCATCGCTAATTTTTGGAATGTTTTTCGGTGCCGGGAATCTTATTTTTCCGGTACAGATGGGTCAAAACGCAGGAGGCAACTGGCTGCCTGCCACATTAGGCTTTTTAATTACCGGTACAGCCGTACCTTTTCTAGCAATGCTAGCCGTCAGTATCACTGATAGTACTGGCGTCTACGATGTTGCCAAGCCAGTTGCACCTTGGTTTGCAACGCTATTTTTGATTTTGCTGCATCTGACGATCGGACCATTTTTCGGCACGCCAAGAACAGCTGCCACGGCCTTTTCAATGGGAGTTGCACCCTTTTTACCAGCGCGTTTTCAAACTTTGGGAATGTTGATCTTCTCTGCGCTATTTTTTAGCTTCGCCTACTATCTCACGACCAAGCAATCCGACTTAGTTAAATGGATCGGCAGATATTTAAATCCGCTCTTTTTAGTTCTGTTAGTTTTAGTGCTCGTCCTGTCGTTTGTCTTGCCGATGGGCAGCCTCAAACAAGCTGTTCAGCCGACCTACGCTAGCAATACCTTCTTCCAAGGATTTTTAGACGGCTACAACACAATGGACGGTCTAGCACTCTTGGCCTTCGCTGTCACGATCGTTTACGCTGTTCAAGGCTTGGGCTACAAAAAAGAACAAGTTCCAAAAATGCTTGCAAAATCTGGTCTCTTTAGTATTTTAGCCGAGGCTTTGCTTTATGTTGGACTGGTTGTTTTAGGAACGAGCAGTTTGAGTTTATTTAAAGCAGCTGCTAACGGCGGCACGGCATTTTCCCAGATCGTCCATCATTATCTAGGCAATTTTGGACTATTATTTACGGCTGTTCTCGTCACATTGGCTGTGTTTACCACTGCGATGGGACTCTTTGCCTCCTTCTCGCAAGATATGCATAAACGATTTCCAAAGGTCAGCTATCTGGCATGGTTAAGGATCACGGCTGTTGGATCCTTTATCACGGCAAACGCCGGTTTAACCAACATCATTGCCTGGGCCGTACCGGTTTTGATGCTCATGTACCCTCTGGCACTTGTTCTAATTCTGCTTTCGCTTTTCTCAAAATTTTTCAAACGGTCCAGAATCGTTTATCGTGCAACTATTTTTCTGACTTTGCCAGCTGCTCTTCTTGATCTATGCGCTAATCTGCCGGTTACGAACCTGCCTGTGATCACACCTTTAGTTGATGGCTATCATAAATATCTGCCGCTGGCTGCTTTAGGTTTAGGTTGGGTATTGCCAGCCTTAGTTGGTGCCTTCTTAGGGCTGTCACTTTTTTACTTTAAAAATCGGCTAAATTCGCAACCAACCAAAGCATCAAAAGAAGAAACTGCTGCAGAAAACAGCTAA
- the rpmB gene encoding 50S ribosomal protein L28 — protein sequence MAKDAITGARTRFGNQRSHALNANRRSWKPNLQKVTVKINGAAAKTVYLTARTLRAGLKNGSIERV from the coding sequence ATGGCAAAAGATGCTATCACAGGTGCGCGTACTCGTTTTGGCAATCAACGTTCGCACGCTCTGAATGCTAATCGTCGTTCGTGGAAACCAAATTTGCAAAAAGTGACTGTTAAAATCAACGGTGCTGCTGCTAAGACCGTTTATCTGACTGCTCGCACGTTACGTGCAGGTTTGAAGAATGGTTCGATCGAACGAGTATAA
- a CDS encoding Asp23/Gls24 family envelope stress response protein, whose amino-acid sequence MSLKMKTKIGQVNIGDDVISTIVGTAASESFGVVGMASKSFKDGVNQVLQRPNYSRGILISEESDQLTIDVHIIVEYGAKLSEVSKAVQKQVRYSLEKNLGVLINQVNVTIEGIRA is encoded by the coding sequence ATGAGTCTGAAGATGAAAACCAAGATTGGCCAAGTAAATATTGGTGACGATGTTATTTCAACGATCGTTGGAACAGCAGCTTCTGAATCCTTTGGTGTCGTTGGAATGGCATCAAAGTCGTTTAAAGATGGCGTAAATCAAGTTCTTCAACGCCCAAATTATAGTCGCGGTATCTTGATTTCAGAAGAGAGTGACCAATTAACGATCGACGTACATATTATTGTTGAATATGGGGCAAAATTGTCAGAAGTTTCAAAGGCAGTTCAGAAACAGGTTCGTTATTCTTTGGAAAAGAATTTGGGTGTTTTAATTAACCAAGTAAATGTTACTATCGAAGGCATCCGCGCCTAA
- a CDS encoding DAK2 domain-containing protein, giving the protein MELITNVEFGRMVNAAAQILTKNAQHINKLNVFPVPDGDTGTNMSLTMQSGAQYERDSTETSIAALSAAMSKGLLMGARGNSGVILSQIMRGFTKFVANFDTLDAKQFADALKAGAESAYKSVMKPTEGTILTVIRESAAAAGDAANRSSDLVEVTKATWQASRKALAKTPDLLPILKEVGVVDSGGQGLVFLFQSWYEVLSGKTTQDDLSTPPDMAQFDEKSGEFDAQVSLDPKDIKYGYCTTVLFETGKGTTQDRDWNYDEFYKYLAGIGDSLLVIADDGLVKTHVHTENPGAVLSESTHYGSIKWVKIDNMRDQQQEVIDRVAKEQASQKKPPVDTAVLTVASGHGIADLFKSMGVTDVITGGQTMNPSTKDLLNAITISKAKKAIILPNNANIFMAASQAAEMAKVPVEIVKSRSIQQGLTAMLGFNPDADVKENASEMTDQLTTVKSAEITKAVRDTSLDGKNIKRGEYIAIVDGKIQSNGRKIRDVALNAVKTMLDDDSEIVTVIFGSESNQKEAEQLTKAITKLKNGLETEIHEGDQPLYPFLISVE; this is encoded by the coding sequence ATGGAATTAATTACGAATGTTGAGTTTGGCAGGATGGTGAACGCGGCTGCCCAAATTTTGACGAAAAACGCGCAACATATTAATAAGTTAAATGTTTTCCCGGTGCCGGATGGCGATACTGGTACAAATATGAGTTTGACGATGCAGTCAGGTGCTCAATACGAACGTGATTCAACCGAAACCTCAATTGCTGCTTTGTCAGCTGCGATGTCAAAAGGACTTTTGATGGGCGCCCGTGGTAATTCAGGCGTTATTTTGTCACAGATTATGCGCGGATTTACAAAATTTGTTGCCAATTTCGATACTTTGGATGCCAAACAATTTGCCGATGCTTTGAAAGCTGGTGCTGAATCTGCCTACAAGTCAGTTATGAAACCAACTGAAGGTACGATTTTAACGGTTATCCGCGAATCTGCTGCTGCTGCTGGAGATGCCGCAAATAGATCAAGCGACCTAGTTGAGGTCACAAAGGCAACTTGGCAGGCTTCAAGAAAAGCTTTAGCCAAAACACCTGATTTATTGCCGATTTTAAAAGAAGTTGGTGTTGTGGATTCAGGGGGTCAAGGCTTGGTATTTTTGTTCCAATCCTGGTATGAGGTTTTGTCTGGCAAGACAACGCAGGATGATTTATCAACGCCGCCTGATATGGCTCAGTTTGATGAAAAAAGTGGTGAATTCGATGCCCAAGTATCATTGGATCCCAAAGATATCAAATATGGTTATTGTACGACCGTCTTATTTGAAACTGGTAAAGGTACCACCCAAGATCGTGATTGGAATTATGATGAATTTTACAAATATTTAGCCGGAATCGGTGATTCGCTTTTAGTGATCGCAGATGATGGGCTTGTTAAAACACACGTTCATACTGAAAATCCTGGTGCTGTTTTGAGCGAGTCAACTCATTATGGTTCAATTAAGTGGGTCAAGATCGATAACATGCGTGATCAGCAGCAGGAAGTAATCGATCGTGTTGCAAAAGAACAAGCTAGCCAAAAAAAACCACCAGTTGATACTGCTGTACTGACAGTGGCTTCCGGACACGGTATTGCGGATCTATTCAAATCGATGGGTGTCACTGATGTGATTACCGGTGGCCAGACGATGAATCCATCTACGAAGGATCTGCTAAATGCGATCACGATCAGCAAAGCCAAAAAAGCAATCATTCTGCCAAACAACGCTAATATTTTCATGGCTGCCAGTCAGGCGGCAGAAATGGCTAAGGTTCCGGTCGAAATTGTGAAGTCGCGGTCGATTCAACAAGGCTTAACGGCGATGCTTGGTTTTAATCCGGATGCTGACGTGAAAGAAAATGCTTCTGAGATGACTGATCAGCTGACGACTGTCAAATCGGCAGAAATCACAAAAGCAGTTCGCGACACAAGCTTGGATGGCAAAAATATCAAACGGGGTGAATATATTGCGATCGTCGATGGCAAGATCCAATCGAACGGCCGCAAAATCCGTGATGTGGCCCTGAATGCTGTTAAAACTATGTTGGACGACGACTCTGAGATCGTGACTGTTATTTTTGGCAGCGAATCAAATCAAAAAGAAGCAGAACAGCTGACTAAGGCAATTACAAAACTTAAAAATGGTTTGGAAACAGAAATTCATGAAGGCGACCAACCCCTATATCCTTTCCTGATTTCAGTTGAGTAA
- the recG gene encoding ATP-dependent DNA helicase RecG yields the protein MSLFDLITKLPGVGEKRALVLKQLGIRTIEDLLTYYPYRYDDLASRLPSQTDDGQKVTFKGTISSPALLLRFGYKKSRVSFHLLVGHDNIAVSFFNQPWIKEQIELGQEMAVFGVFDAVHASLSGQKIIHADNDSLAAIYPASQSIHEKTIQQLVAHAYQQYADEIVEIVPADLRQTFRLLPRVQQIHDMHFPDSAQAAKLARRSAAFEEFFLFQMRIQLLKISSAKHQGRQINYDAAVIENFIAQLPYQLTHAQEKVIQEVLSDLKRPLHMNRLLQGDVGSGKTIVAAVAMLASISAGFQAAIMVPTEILAQQHASNLSNLYENAGLHLRVELLTSGLKAAARRQVLQDLENGEIDVIVGTHALIQPDVRFHHLGLAVIDEQHRFGVKQRATLRKQAENPDILAMTATPIPRTLAITAYGEMTISTIDELPQGRQKIITKWVKSNQTDHVFDWIKGQLAKGAQAYVVTPLIEESESLDVQNAELIYDRLKSELLPYRVSLLHGRLTNDEKQQVIDDFSNNKTQVLVTTTVIEVGVDIKNATIMVILDADRFGIAQLHQLRGRVGRGDKQSYAILVSDPKTQYGIDRMEAIAATTDGFVLAEKDLELRGPGDVIGIKQAGMPEFNVGDPIHDLKMMETAQQSAIEITSRENWDTDKNNAGLVKYLSLTMYRYKDFD from the coding sequence GTGAGCCTTTTTGACTTAATTACAAAATTACCGGGTGTTGGTGAAAAACGTGCACTTGTTCTAAAACAACTCGGTATCCGCACGATCGAAGATCTTCTGACCTACTATCCCTATCGTTATGATGATCTAGCTTCACGGCTGCCCAGTCAAACAGACGATGGACAGAAAGTCACTTTCAAGGGAACGATCAGTTCACCGGCACTTTTATTACGTTTTGGCTATAAGAAATCACGAGTTAGTTTTCATTTATTGGTTGGCCATGATAATATTGCAGTTTCTTTTTTTAATCAGCCTTGGATAAAAGAACAAATTGAGCTGGGTCAGGAAATGGCTGTTTTCGGTGTTTTTGATGCTGTTCATGCGTCTTTAAGCGGACAAAAGATCATTCATGCTGATAATGATTCACTGGCAGCGATTTACCCGGCCAGCCAATCGATCCATGAAAAAACGATTCAGCAATTAGTTGCTCATGCTTATCAGCAATATGCTGATGAAATCGTTGAAATAGTGCCAGCAGATCTACGGCAGACTTTTCGTTTGCTACCGCGCGTTCAGCAGATCCACGACATGCATTTCCCCGATTCAGCGCAGGCTGCCAAATTAGCACGGCGTTCAGCGGCTTTTGAAGAATTTTTTTTGTTTCAAATGCGTATTCAGTTGCTGAAGATCTCGTCGGCTAAACATCAGGGTCGGCAGATCAATTATGATGCGGCCGTCATTGAAAATTTTATTGCTCAACTGCCATATCAACTGACTCACGCGCAAGAAAAAGTGATTCAAGAAGTTTTGTCTGATTTGAAACGACCACTGCACATGAATCGCTTGCTGCAGGGGGATGTAGGTTCTGGTAAGACAATCGTGGCAGCTGTTGCGATGCTGGCTAGTATCAGCGCTGGTTTTCAAGCGGCCATTATGGTTCCGACAGAGATTTTGGCCCAGCAGCATGCAAGCAATTTAAGCAATCTATACGAAAACGCCGGTCTGCATCTGCGTGTTGAATTATTGACCTCAGGTTTGAAAGCAGCCGCGCGTCGGCAAGTTCTTCAAGATTTAGAAAATGGTGAGATCGATGTGATCGTCGGAACACATGCGCTGATCCAGCCTGATGTCCGTTTTCACCATTTGGGCTTAGCCGTGATCGATGAACAGCATCGTTTCGGTGTTAAACAACGAGCGACTTTGCGTAAACAAGCGGAAAACCCAGATATTTTGGCTATGACAGCTACGCCAATTCCGCGTACTTTAGCTATTACAGCCTATGGTGAGATGACGATTTCAACAATTGATGAATTACCACAGGGTCGGCAAAAGATCATCACGAAGTGGGTTAAAAGTAACCAAACTGACCATGTTTTCGATTGGATAAAAGGGCAATTAGCTAAAGGAGCACAAGCTTATGTGGTCACGCCTTTGATTGAGGAATCGGAAAGTCTGGATGTCCAAAACGCAGAGTTGATTTATGACCGCTTAAAATCAGAACTGCTGCCTTACCGAGTTTCTTTGCTCCACGGCCGCTTGACGAATGATGAAAAACAACAAGTGATCGACGATTTTTCGAATAACAAAACTCAGGTTTTGGTGACGACGACCGTTATCGAAGTAGGCGTTGACATCAAGAATGCAACGATCATGGTTATTTTAGACGCTGATCGTTTTGGTATTGCACAGTTGCACCAATTGCGCGGTCGTGTGGGTCGGGGGGATAAACAGTCTTATGCAATTTTGGTTTCCGACCCAAAGACGCAATACGGTATCGACCGCATGGAAGCGATCGCAGCTACGACGGACGGATTTGTTCTTGCTGAAAAAGACCTAGAATTGCGTGGACCAGGGGATGTGATCGGCATTAAGCAAGCGGGTATGCCGGAATTTAATGTTGGTGATCCGATCCATGATCTTAAAATGATGGAGACAGCTCAACAGTCAGCCATTGAGATTACTAGCCGTGAGAATTGGGATACTGACAAAAATAATGCTGGACTGGTAAAATACTTGTCGTTAACGATGTATCGATATAAGGACTTTGATTAA
- the plsX gene encoding phosphate acyltransferase PlsX, protein MDKTYTIAIDAMGGDNAPEEIVKGALLARDNYKSLQLNLYGDKGRILEIIGQSSQERITVINTTETIEMGDEPVRAVRKKKDSSMVVAANAVKDGQADALFSAGNTGALLASGIFIVGRINGIERPGLLTVLPSVDDAKRPWVFMDVGANAEVKPSYLYQFAVIGDFYATHILKRSKPEIRLLNNGAEEDKGDKIHIAAHQLLKKAKQLNFTGNIESRELLNGHADVVVADGFSGNAALKAIEGTALTMFTGLKKVLSTGNWQTKIGALLVKPALKEFAGVLDYNNAGGAVIAGLKAPVVKTHGSAKARAVSNTIGQIQEILISGLVPDITKYVHEHVDQFKVSVEEK, encoded by the coding sequence ATGGATAAAACATATACAATTGCAATTGACGCAATGGGCGGTGACAATGCCCCAGAAGAAATCGTGAAGGGTGCTTTGCTTGCCCGCGATAACTATAAAAGTTTACAGCTGAATTTGTATGGTGACAAAGGCCGCATTCTTGAAATTATCGGTCAAAGCAGCCAAGAACGAATCACGGTCATTAATACGACTGAAACGATCGAAATGGGTGACGAACCAGTGCGAGCTGTTCGCAAGAAAAAAGATTCCTCGATGGTCGTGGCCGCTAACGCGGTAAAAGATGGTCAAGCCGATGCTTTATTTTCAGCAGGCAACACCGGCGCCCTTCTAGCTAGCGGTATTTTTATCGTGGGCCGTATTAACGGCATTGAGCGGCCGGGCTTATTGACCGTTTTGCCATCTGTTGATGATGCTAAACGCCCTTGGGTGTTTATGGATGTTGGTGCTAATGCCGAGGTAAAGCCGAGTTATCTCTACCAGTTCGCCGTGATCGGGGATTTTTACGCCACCCATATTTTAAAGCGGTCAAAACCAGAAATTCGTTTATTAAATAATGGTGCCGAAGAAGACAAAGGCGATAAAATTCATATCGCGGCACACCAATTATTAAAAAAAGCCAAACAATTAAATTTCACAGGTAATATTGAAAGTCGTGAATTATTAAATGGTCACGCTGATGTTGTCGTTGCCGATGGCTTTTCTGGTAATGCTGCTTTAAAAGCAATTGAAGGAACTGCTCTGACGATGTTCACCGGCTTAAAAAAAGTCCTTTCAACTGGTAATTGGCAGACAAAAATAGGTGCTTTATTAGTCAAGCCGGCTCTAAAAGAATTTGCTGGTGTGCTGGACTATAATAATGCAGGTGGCGCTGTGATCGCTGGACTAAAAGCACCAGTAGTCAAGACGCATGGTTCAGCTAAAGCAAGAGCTGTATCTAATACAATTGGCCAAATTCAAGAAATTTTGATATCAGGCTTGGTTCCTGACATCACTAAATATGTTCATGAACATGTAGACCAATTCAAGGTGAGTGTGGAGGAAAAATGA
- the acpP gene encoding acyl carrier protein — translation MTKDEIAAKLADEVSKRFDLPKTKINADLDFTKDVDADSIDFVELVMELEDEYDIEIPDEDAAKMITFQSTVDYLYAHTGDRVK, via the coding sequence ATGACAAAAGATGAAATTGCTGCTAAGTTGGCAGACGAAGTTTCAAAACGTTTTGATTTACCAAAAACAAAAATTAATGCTGATTTGGATTTTACGAAAGATGTTGATGCAGATTCGATTGATTTTGTAGAATTAGTCATGGAACTAGAAGATGAGTACGATATTGAAATTCCTGATGAAGATGCTGCAAAGATGATTACTTTCCAGTCAACCGTGGATTATCTATACGCTCATACAGGCGACCGCGTTAAATGA
- the rnc gene encoding ribonuclease III, with translation MDTIQKAINKDFGIRFSNEKLLLEAFTQGNYLNEHPEETGHDYQRLEFLGDSVMQLIVADYLFTRYPDWEEGQLTEMRIAMVQSKSFSHFARLAHFDRYIRLGKGEELSGARNRDGLLEDIWEAFVGALYKDQGPKAVYDFLDQTIFPAIDEGFFEEFIDYKSKLQELLQQAGSVNIDYEVEKEDLSDPQRPRFDVTVFVDKKAIGSGSGRSIKLAEKRAAKRAYQDVVPR, from the coding sequence ATGGATACTATTCAAAAGGCTATAAATAAAGATTTCGGAATCAGATTTTCGAATGAAAAACTGTTGCTTGAGGCTTTTACTCAAGGCAACTATTTAAATGAGCACCCGGAAGAAACCGGGCATGATTATCAACGCTTAGAATTTTTAGGCGATTCAGTCATGCAATTGATCGTGGCTGACTATTTGTTCACACGCTACCCGGATTGGGAAGAGGGTCAGTTGACTGAGATGAGAATTGCAATGGTACAGAGCAAGTCTTTCTCTCATTTCGCACGATTGGCTCATTTTGACCGTTATATTCGTCTTGGCAAGGGAGAGGAACTATCTGGTGCTCGTAACCGCGATGGTCTCTTAGAGGATATTTGGGAGGCATTCGTAGGTGCTCTCTACAAAGACCAAGGCCCCAAAGCTGTTTATGATTTTCTTGATCAGACGATCTTTCCAGCCATTGATGAGGGTTTTTTTGAAGAATTTATCGATTATAAGTCTAAATTGCAGGAATTATTGCAACAGGCTGGTTCGGTCAATATTGATTATGAGGTTGAAAAAGAAGATCTTTCTGATCCGCAAAGACCCCGTTTTGATGTAACTGTGTTCGTAGATAAAAAAGCGATCGGATCCGGTTCAGGGCGGTCGATCAAATTGGCTGAAAAAAGAGCGGCAAAAAGAGCTTACCAGGATGTTGTTCCTCGATGA